The following are encoded together in the Cyanobacterium aponinum PCC 10605 genome:
- a CDS encoding tetratricopeptide repeat protein — protein sequence MKLLRYFFLKQLSFFFWLTLLFNPHISVAQEIKKPNPLTTNFSSDLIPSIDREITPFEKKRIRNRIDELNNLAGAELSQGNDDDAFSAWYEAINLSRYLGIEAEIKMINQVGKVAWDKSRNQDINFLTERLNIIESQATENKELDEDFLAILIDAHEVLHNIDQSITLNQSNLEIARNNNDTDQIKSSLEKLGNLYLAKFDYYSAEPIFKELLEIARQNEDYLGEGIYLRKLAEISQALVNPANSVKYKEELVENGLQNQNLASLAMLKIAIGDDYKSLNDPQSASQSYQEAFNTAWSNQQYAIAGDALKKLGKLYQEYEQWDSALQIYQELIKIEQQSYNLYGLMNTYDYMAIIYQQKEEENQALQYWQKALEIARHLNYKEDYFFNKISRVNEE from the coding sequence AATCCTTTAACTACAAATTTTAGTAGTGATTTAATTCCTAGTATTGACAGAGAAATTACCCCATTTGAGAAAAAAAGAATTAGAAATAGAATTGATGAGTTAAATAATTTAGCTGGTGCAGAATTATCTCAAGGTAATGATGATGATGCCTTTTCTGCGTGGTATGAAGCTATTAATTTAAGTAGATATTTGGGCATAGAAGCTGAGATAAAAATGATTAATCAGGTGGGTAAAGTAGCTTGGGATAAAAGTAGAAATCAAGATATTAATTTTCTCACAGAACGATTAAATATAATTGAAAGTCAAGCCACAGAAAATAAAGAATTAGATGAGGATTTTTTGGCTATTTTAATTGATGCCCATGAAGTTTTGCACAATATAGATCAGTCTATTACTCTCAATCAAAGTAATTTAGAAATTGCCCGTAACAATAATGATACTGATCAAATTAAGTCAAGTTTGGAAAAGTTAGGAAATCTTTATCTTGCCAAGTTCGACTATTACAGTGCTGAACCCATTTTTAAGGAACTTTTAGAAATTGCCCGTCAAAATGAGGACTATTTAGGAGAAGGTATTTATTTACGGAAGTTAGCTGAAATAAGTCAGGCTTTAGTTAATCCTGCTAATTCTGTTAAATATAAAGAGGAATTAGTGGAAAATGGTTTACAAAATCAAAATTTAGCTTCTTTAGCTATGTTAAAAATTGCCATTGGCGATGATTATAAAAGTTTAAATGACCCTCAATCTGCTAGTCAATCTTATCAAGAAGCCTTTAACACTGCTTGGAGTAATCAACAATATGCGATCGCAGGAGATGCTCTTAAGAAACTAGGAAAACTATATCAAGAATATGAGCAATGGGATTCGGCACTGCAAATCTATCAAGAATTAATCAAGATAGAACAACAGTCTTATAATCTTTATGGTTTAATGAATACTTATGATTATATGGCAATAATTTATCAACAAAAAGAAGAAGAAAATCAAGCACTTCAATACTGGCAAAAAGCCTTAGAAATTGCCCGTCATCTTAATTATAAAGAAGATTATTTTTTCAATAAAATTAGTCGTGTTAATGAGGAATAA